From one Dysidea avara chromosome 9, odDysAvar1.4, whole genome shotgun sequence genomic stretch:
- the LOC136266655 gene encoding zinc finger protein ZPR1-like isoform X2: MASGATEGLLIQGSSNEKPLFMDVNADEEAETTEIESLCMQCGENGTTRLMLTKIPMFREVILMSFSCPHCNASNCEIQPGAPLQDKGVRYTFKVCHPQDINRQMVKSDTASFSIPELEFEVPVNTQKGVISTVEGILDRTITGLDQDQTVRRISDPDMATKIDGFISTLRNCMEVKSPFTVVLDDPAGNSFVDNPHAPKNDPQLKTEHYTRTPEQDLQLGISQMALQSDQQVDKNGVSSSDPNDDIGPDEVLSIPSNCPACNSPVETRMKLSKIPYFKEVVVMALNCEMCGHRTNEVKTGGGVSEKGVKFTLHITSIADLNRDVLKSESAMVMVPELELELESGGLSGKFTTVEGLLDSIRIQLLNANPFGAGDSTQQQNFSDFIGKLTEIVSGNRLNVHLILDDPAGNSFIQNPHAPQTDPNMTVESYTRTFEQNDLLGDNY, encoded by the exons ATGGCTAGCGGAGCAACAGAAGGTTTGTTGATACAAGGTAGCAGCAATGAGAAGCCACTGTTTATGGATGTAAATGCTGATGAAGAAGCGGAAACGACAGAGATAGAAAGCCTTTGCATGCAATGCGGGGAAAAT GGTACTACGAGGCTGATGTTAACAAAGATCCCGATGTTTCGTGAGGTGATATTGATGTCTTTCAGCTGTCCACACTGTAATGCCAGTAATTGTGAGATACAACCTGGTGCGCCTCTGCAAGATAAAGGAGTGCGCTACACATTTAAAGTGTGCCATCCACAG GATATTAATCGTCAGATGGTTAAATCAGATACAGCGTCTTTCTCAATTCCTGAACTAGAGTTTGAAGTGCCAGTTAACACACAGAAAGGAG TGATATCAACAGTGGAAGGAATCCTAGATAGAACAATTACTGGTTTAGACCAGGACCAAACTGTCAGAAGG ATATCTGATCCTGACATGGCCACCAAAATTGATGGATTCATTTCCACACTAAGAAACTGTATGGAAGTGAAATCACCATTCACAGTA GTGTTAGATGATCCTGCTGGAAACAGTTTTGTAGATAATCC TCATGCCCCAAAGAATGATCCTCAGTTAAAAACAGAACACTACACGAGAACACCAGAGCAAGACCTTCAGTTAGGGATATCACAG ATGGCATTGCAGTCTGATCAACAAGTAGACAAAAATGGAGTGTCATCTTCAGATCCAAATGATGATATTGGCCCTGATGAG GTGTTGAGTATTCCCAGTAACTGTCCTGCGTGTAATTCACCAGTTGAGACTAGAATGAAGTTGAGTA AAATTCCATATTTTAAGGAGGTTGTTGTTATGGCACTAAATTGTGAGATGTGTGGACATCGTACAAATGAGGTCAAGACAGGAG GTGGAGTGTCAGAGAAAGGTGTAAAGTTTACTCTTCACATCACCAGCATAGCCGACCTTAACCGAGATGTGTTGAAG TCAGAGTCAGCGATGGTGATGGTCCCTGAACTAGAACTGGAATTGGAGTCAGGTGGACTGAGTGGCAAATTCACTACAGTAGAGGGACTACTAGATAGTATTAGAATACAG ttgTTAAATGCTAATCCATTTGGTGCTGGTGATAGCACTCAGCAACAAAATTTTTCAGATTTCATCGGCAAACTCACAGAG ATTGTAAGTGGTAATCGGCTTAATGTACATTTAATACTGGACGACCCTGCTGGAAACAGTTTTATTCAA AATCCCCATGCTCCTCAAACTGATCCTAATATGACAGTGGAGAGCTATACAagaacatttgaacaaaatgatttatTAG GAGACAATTATTGA
- the LOC136266654 gene encoding uncharacterized protein, giving the protein MGVCSKWFLVATTFLLVFARVDGNCRAHCDDDNDVETGVLICDSGANISVEPELGGSQMNATVNTTMSGSQMNTTAVIDILSASSSCVLVCNSTIINAVSCATAIENSSSLITALLINGATEQTLLSSMLPSLMNLTILNISGSSLTSIGNDAFMNLPNLEQLYLSGNHLMELELSNFMGLYSLTNLDLSNNELQRLDEDLDSFFRDLQYVDLIDNNFECNCCLEWLLDCELLQSGIVRLGTQQCGNSVELNNDMSISNLNMRDICPTCGAGMMRVNCSSNCTACMQCPCDSDDSDDYYDLEFWAIIIIGAAAGAIVVVILVIVLCIIRRFCRKRKRVIDRDMVKLRDDTDFSSAENVGYEERTLKKVKMKANAADDFGSTNKLLSAGRGGGGKSKFKWKKAIRKIPAYVHHDNIYDLDEVDSKFEAFYSQEISLDELSIYSGKLSFVWYELGVRLGLDTGKLDTINLAIGDQEGRCMKMLQMWKESSGPVPPNWESFLNALRSGQTDIEHSIANEIYNAYSIKTVMGHIYSSVQAREESTAVWEPWNFFLTKAEESDTYCKAFLDVKGLELLLHCNQLFTTDWELKSVFFYILDTISLHPSLQPYLLRSDVMFACQAAFYTTHYPIVSFTAGSVLTRLAYEGDDAWCYLLPNRKEMLSNLSKAMEKWNINFNMQDKFQRGQLDIDYLVQVALCQDEKVAYWGIWALANHCLTNAPHYCPQLKSTGKLSEIEQLRKRAISNGIRHMCAKVINACAGYSDSRM; this is encoded by the exons ATGGGTGTGTGCAGCAAGTGGTTTCTTGTAGCGACTACATTTCTATTGGTATTCGCTAGAGTTGATGGCAACTGTCGGGCCCACTGCGACGACGATAATGACGTAGAAACTGGTGTTCTAATATGTGACTCCGGTGCCAATATATCCGTGGAACCTGAATTGGGCGGATCACAGATGAACGCCACTGTAAATACTACCATGAGTGGATCACAGATGAATACTACTGCTGTGATTGACATTCTTTCAGCTTCGTCCTCATGTGTGCTAGTGTGCAATTCTACCATCATAAACGCCGTGTCGTGCGCGACAGCCATCGAGAATTCGTCATCACTTATTACAGCTCT ACTTATTAATGGAGCTACAGAACAAACATTACTTAGCAGTATGCTTCCATCACTGATGAATCTGACAATATT AAACATTTCTGGCAGCAGTCTGACCAGCATTGGTAATGATGCATTTATGAATTTGCCGAATTTAGAACAACT GTACTTAAGTGGTAACCATTTAATGGAACTTGAGCTTTCTAATTTTATGGGATTATACAGTTTGACAAATCT TGATCTAAGCAATAATGAATTGCAAAGACTGGATGAAGATTTGGATTCTTTTTTCAGGGATCTACAATATGT GGATTTGATTGATAACAATTTTGAGTGTAATTGTTGTTTGGAGTGGTTGTTGGATTGTGAATTATTACAATCTGGAATAGTCCGACTGGGTACACAACAATGTGGAAATTCAGTAGAACTTAATAATGATATGTCAATCTCAAACTTGAATATGAGGGATATCTGTCCTACCTGTG GAGCTGGAATGATGAGAGTCAATTGTAGTAGCAACTGTACAGCTTGCATGCAGTGCCCATGTGATAGTGATGATAGTGATGATTACTATGACTTGGAGTTCTGGGCAATCATAATAATTGGTGCTGCTGCTGGTGCTATAGTCGTTGTCATTCTGGTGATTGTCTTGTGTATTATACGCCGGTTTTG CCGTAAAAGGAAACGTGTGATTGATCGTGATATGGTTAAACTAAGGGACGATACAGACTTTAGCAGTGCTGAAAATGTTGGTTATGAAGAAAGAACATTAAAAAAGGTTAAGATGAAAGCAAATGCTGCTGACGATTTTGGTAGCACCAACAAGTTGCTCAGTGCTGGTCGTGGCGGTGGTGGAAAGTCGAAATTTAAATGGAAGAAAGCCATCAGAAAAATACCTGCTTATGTCCACCATGACAATATTTATGATTTAGATGAAGTAGATTCTAAATTTGAAG CATTTTACTCACAAGAAATCTCTTTGGATGAGCTGTCAATTTATTCAGGAAAGCTTAGCTTTGTTTGGTACGAGTTGGGCGTGAGGTTGGGTTTGGATACAGGGAAACTGGACACTATAAATCTAGCTATTGGTGACCAAGAAGGAAGGTGCATGAAAATGTTGCAAATGTGGAAAGAATCTAGTGGTCCTGTGCCTCCTAATTGGGAGTCATTCTTAAATGCACTTAGAAGTGGACAGACAGACATCGAACACTCAATTGCCAATGAGATATACAATGCTTACTCCATAAAG ACAGTGATGGGTCACATCTATTCATCCGTACAAGCGCGAGAG GAAAGTACAGCAGTGTGGGAGCCTTGGAACTTCTTCCTGACTAAAGCAG AAGAGTCTGATACATACTGCAAGGCATTCCTTGATGTTAAAGGTTTAGAACTGCTTCTACACTGCAACCAG CTGTTTACTACTGATTGGGAACTGAAGTCCGTCTTCTTCTACATTTTG GACACCATTTCCCTGCATCCTTCACTACAACCTTATCTGTTGAGAAGTGATGTCATGTTTGCTTGCCA AGCTGCATTCTACACAACCCACTACCCTATCGTCAGTTTCACTGCCGGTAGTGTGTTAACCAGATTAGCCTACGAAGGGGACGATGCTTGGTGCTACCTACTGCCTAACAGAAAGGAAATGCTGAGTAATTTG TCAAAGGCAATGGAAAAATGGAACATCAACTTTAATATGCAAGATAAATTTCAGCGTGGACAACT GGATATAGATTATCTGGTCCAAGTGGCATTGTGTCAGGATGAGAAGGTGGCCTACTGGGGTATATGGGCCCTGGCAAACCATTGCTTAACAAATG CACCACACTATTGTCCACAGCTTAAAAGTACTGGTAAGCTATCTGAAATTGAGCAACTGAGGAAACGTGCCATATCTAATGGCATCAGGCATATGTGTGCAAAGGTCATCAATGCTTGTGCAGGATATAGCGACAGTAGAATGTAA
- the LOC136267590 gene encoding E3 ubiquitin-protein ligase TRIM33-like: MATSGVVAEETVDDDLDGDLGATDWDKVKKDATCPGCDQFYKDPKLLTCCHTYCLPCVEEQFKVQEGATSLYFDCAVCRYKIPLKDVTKIDDLLDHKSSEYLGIVYQVRCKAKEETPNCEYCDLVAVAACCQCGLFLCETCRTDHLSTRNEEYHCVLSVDDIRNDLIPNPYKQEHEPPFCKHHGDKQISLYCQDCFELICSDCTSDVHEGHYIESIPEAAKKERESLDVNIAKLQEMKEATDKRKAALEHERQQLKINEKQELHRLKAAFDLVYKMLEEQRQKALDTVHKAADDAYAVLDEEQQQLLLLMEQIQSGTVPLD; this comes from the coding sequence ATGGCTACCAGTGGTGTTGTTGCGGAGGAAACAGTGGACGACGACTTAGACGGTGATTTGGGCGCTACGGACTGGGATAAAGTAAAGAAAGACGCGACTTGTCCTGGATGCGACCAATTTTACAAAGACCCAAAGTTACTAACATGTTGTCACACGTACTGTTTGCCGTGCGTAGAGGAACAGTTTAAAGTCCAAGAGGGCGCCACTTCGCTGTATTTTGACTGTGCAGTTTGTCGCTACAAGATTCCATTAAAAGATGTGACCAAAATAGACGATTTGTTGGACCACAAATCCTCGGAGTATCTCGGAATTGTTTACCAGGTGAGGTGCAAGGCTAAAGAGGAAACACCAAATTGTGAATACTGTGACTTAGTCGCAGTAGCCGCGTGTTGTCAGTGTGGACTATTCCTGTGTGAAACTTGTAGAACTGACCATTTATCAACAAGAAACGAAGAGTACCATTGTGTTTTATCAGTAGATGATATTAGGAATGACCTAATACCCAACCCTTACAAACAGGAACACGAGCCACCGTTTTGTAAACACCATGGTGATAAACAGATATCACTCTACTGTCAAGATTGTTTTGAACTTATTTGTAGTGATTGTACCTCGGATGTACACGAAGGTCATTACATTGAGTCGATACCTGAAGCAGCTAAGAAAGAAAGAGAATCGCTAGATGTCAACATAGCAAAGCTACAAGAAATGAAAGAGGCCACAGATAAAAGAAAAGCAGCTCTGGAACACGAGAGGCAACAGTTGAAAATAAATGAGAAGCAAGAACTACATAGACTAAAAGCAGCATTTGATTTGGTTTACAAAATGTTAGAGGAGCAACGACAGAAGGCACTGGACACAGTACATAAAGCTGCTGATGATGCGTATGCTGTATTAGATGAAGAACAGCAACAATTATTGTTGTTGATGGAACAAATACAATCTGGAACAGTTCCATTAGACTAG
- the LOC136266655 gene encoding zinc finger protein ZPR1-like isoform X1 produces MASGATEGLLIQGSSNEKPLFMDVNADEEAETTEIESLCMQCGENGTTRLMLTKIPMFREVILMSFSCPHCNASNCEIQPGAPLQDKGVRYTFKVCHPQDINRQMVKSDTASFSIPELEFEVPVNTQKGVISTVEGILDRTITGLDQDQTVRRISDPDMATKIDGFISTLRNCMEVKSPFTVVLDDPAGNSFVDNPHAPKNDPQLKTEHYTRTPEQDLQLGISQMALQSDQQVDKNGVSSSDPNDDIGPDEVLSIPSNCPACNSPVETRMKLSKIPYFKEVVVMALNCEMCGHRTNEVKTGGGVSEKGVKFTLHITSIADLNRDVLKSESAMVMVPELELELESGGLSGKFTTVEGLLDSIRIQLLNANPFGAGDSTQQQNFSDFIGKLTEIVSGNRLNVHLILDDPAGNSFIQNPHAPQTDPNMTVESYTRTFEQNDLLGLNEMKTENYS; encoded by the exons ATGGCTAGCGGAGCAACAGAAGGTTTGTTGATACAAGGTAGCAGCAATGAGAAGCCACTGTTTATGGATGTAAATGCTGATGAAGAAGCGGAAACGACAGAGATAGAAAGCCTTTGCATGCAATGCGGGGAAAAT GGTACTACGAGGCTGATGTTAACAAAGATCCCGATGTTTCGTGAGGTGATATTGATGTCTTTCAGCTGTCCACACTGTAATGCCAGTAATTGTGAGATACAACCTGGTGCGCCTCTGCAAGATAAAGGAGTGCGCTACACATTTAAAGTGTGCCATCCACAG GATATTAATCGTCAGATGGTTAAATCAGATACAGCGTCTTTCTCAATTCCTGAACTAGAGTTTGAAGTGCCAGTTAACACACAGAAAGGAG TGATATCAACAGTGGAAGGAATCCTAGATAGAACAATTACTGGTTTAGACCAGGACCAAACTGTCAGAAGG ATATCTGATCCTGACATGGCCACCAAAATTGATGGATTCATTTCCACACTAAGAAACTGTATGGAAGTGAAATCACCATTCACAGTA GTGTTAGATGATCCTGCTGGAAACAGTTTTGTAGATAATCC TCATGCCCCAAAGAATGATCCTCAGTTAAAAACAGAACACTACACGAGAACACCAGAGCAAGACCTTCAGTTAGGGATATCACAG ATGGCATTGCAGTCTGATCAACAAGTAGACAAAAATGGAGTGTCATCTTCAGATCCAAATGATGATATTGGCCCTGATGAG GTGTTGAGTATTCCCAGTAACTGTCCTGCGTGTAATTCACCAGTTGAGACTAGAATGAAGTTGAGTA AAATTCCATATTTTAAGGAGGTTGTTGTTATGGCACTAAATTGTGAGATGTGTGGACATCGTACAAATGAGGTCAAGACAGGAG GTGGAGTGTCAGAGAAAGGTGTAAAGTTTACTCTTCACATCACCAGCATAGCCGACCTTAACCGAGATGTGTTGAAG TCAGAGTCAGCGATGGTGATGGTCCCTGAACTAGAACTGGAATTGGAGTCAGGTGGACTGAGTGGCAAATTCACTACAGTAGAGGGACTACTAGATAGTATTAGAATACAG ttgTTAAATGCTAATCCATTTGGTGCTGGTGATAGCACTCAGCAACAAAATTTTTCAGATTTCATCGGCAAACTCACAGAG ATTGTAAGTGGTAATCGGCTTAATGTACATTTAATACTGGACGACCCTGCTGGAAACAGTTTTATTCAA AATCCCCATGCTCCTCAAACTGATCCTAATATGACAGTGGAGAGCTATACAagaacatttgaacaaaatgatttatTAGGTCTGAATGAAATGAAGACCGAGAACTACTCGTGA